Below is a genomic region from Paraburkholderia phenazinium.
ATCCGTCTGAGGTCAGGCTTTATGGAAGCGTTCAACCTTATATCTACGCTATCGAAAGGAGTCGAACGGCTTCGGTTGGAGGAGTGGTCGCTGGCGTGCCGGCCCGCAGGTTCGACGCATCTGCCTCTAACGGTTCTTGCTCTTCAGGTTCTTGAGCGGCTCATGTCGCCGTGGCGAAAGCTCGGTGGATATGACTCAATGATAGTCGGACTCACATTGGCACATTCTTTCCCGTACTCACCGGCAAACATAGAGCCGGTTAGCGTTGGGTTTTTGGGAAAACACCTAAAAATCTTTATCACGCGTGAAGTTGACTTTAGTGGCCTGCCAGACAAGAGTCATCGGGGCGAAAGCCTCGTGGAGTATCGCAAATCGGGCGGCCGGAATATTTCGGCTCGGCATGCGAGAAAGACGTTTGCGGCCTTCATTCTCGAGACCCGCGCTTCACTTCTCGGTGCGGTCAAGGACCACTTTAAGCACATGAGTGTTTCGACTACCGAGGGGGCCTATTTCCCGCAATCGACGCGTATGCGAGGCGACATAAACAGCGTAGGGACCTTGGACAGCGTATCGATGTTCATGCAGGCAGTTCGAGGGCGAAAGTTTGTTGGACGAATGGCTGAAGCAGTCCACCGTTACTTTAGTGGGCCTGAGTTTCAGGGAAACGTCGATGACAACGACCTCTTCAAGAAAATTAAGGCGTTCGTGATAAAACATGACCTGAGAATATTCTTCAACGACCATGGCAAATGTTTTATCAAGGTTGACCCGTTGGCTTCACGGTGTCGCCAGGCGACGGGTACCGCGCATATCATGATGACTAAGCCTGATTACACGGTTCGTTCTCCGAGCATGTGCGGAGGCTGTGCAGTCTTCGCTATGGATGCGGAAAACCTTCCGTTTTGGAAAGACAGAACCATTCGTTACGCGTCGGATGCAGAAGCCGCTAGGAAAGATGACAGGGAGCATGAGTATCGTGTCCATCTTGCGCGCGCGCAGCAGGCTGAGCAATTTGTCAAACTCTTGACGGATTTTGAAGATGACCGATGATTCTATGGAGCAAGACGATGTCGCTTCGGACTTTCTGCAAGCGCTTGAGCGGCTACAGCGAGGAGTCCCGGGCAATGAGGAACTGCAGAGCCGGCACGCAGCCGGTCGACTACGCGTCAACGTTGCTTCGGTCGCGTTGGAAGCAGGCCATTCGAGAACTCTTATCGGACACGACAAGTGTCCCTATCCTAATGTTCGGAAGCAGGTACTATTGGCCGTGAGGGGGGACCCAGAGAAGAAAAGCGAGACCCTCAAGAACAAAATAGTGCGTCTTCGAAATGAGAACTCTGAGCTTCAGGACAAGCTAGACCTTGTAGTGACCGCAAATGCCGAATTGCTGTTGCGTGTCCGGAATGCAGAGAAGGGGTTGTTTGGAGATGGGCGGCCGCTAAAACGCGCGACAAAATCAGAGAGGCTGGGAGCTATCTCGATTGTTGGTAAGAAGCAGTCTACGCCCTAGCGCAACCGATACTCGCAGACAGGTGTTCTAGGGCTCGAGTAGCTTACGCCCGTCGACGCGCACCGCCACTGGTACATTGGTCGCGTTGAATGACAAGGCAATGACCTTGCTGCGCTTGCCGACAGGAATAGGCTCAGGCCACTGAGCTTTCATGACTCCACCAATCGGATGTGTTACCGCAGCGTAGTGAACCACATATGGCACATGCTCACGCGGCCACGGTCTGTTATGCGACACATCCCGCGAATGGTCCCCGCGCCGGGGCAGCAAGGGGCGGATGCCATACGATACGCATCCTCCGATTGCAATTTCGTCGGAGCTTTCTCCATATGTCACAGCGCGTTCAATCCGCAAGCGTTCGCCATCGCGCCAAGCCAGCATCAAGCATCTCAGTTGAATTTCCGCAGTGCCGTTCTGATTGAACCGGATTTCCCAAAACGCATACAAAATCTTCGGAGCCTCAAGTCCTGCAGGGGACATCATCCGCACATCATAGACTGCGCCGTGGGCAGCTCGTAGGCTTTGGCGGTCAGGGCTGAAGTCGAGTGAGGTCAGCTGCGAAACGAGAACTGGGGCGCTGAAGTAGTAGGAGAACACTTCTCTCCCGTCGGTGATGTGGGGGGAACGGACAGGCCGTACGACTTGGGCCCTTCGAGTCGCTAAAGCAAGTCCGTAAGGTTATTGTCTCCAGAGCCGCAGAAGTAGACATCACCAAAGACCTTGCTTTTGAAGACCTGCATGTCGTGGAAATATCGGAACCGATGATGGTCGTCGATGCCGTAAATGACCGCGAACGACACGCTACTCCGCTCCGCCTCGTTCAATCCGTTCAATTCACCGAGTATGAATTCTTCGGACATCTCCTCACCTCTTTCGAGGCGTTCGGAAATTCCCCGCACGATACTGCGGGCCACGAACTCGGTGCCGGCATACGCAAACATCCCTTTGCGCCCGAACGGATGTATCTTCTGTGACAGGTCGCTTATTTTCATTGGCCCTAACGCTGTCGGAATTTCAAATTCCGACTCAAGAGGCCGTACCACGGAGGGGAGAGCAACTGGCTCCTTCACGAAGCGTGCTGGCGAAGTCAAGATTGTGTCTGTGATGACGACCGGAAATGTGTCGGCAAACAGAACAACTGTAATTGTCATATTGGCTTACCCCGGCCTACGGTTGAGGTTTCCTTGTCGACGTATATCACGCAGACACCGCATCAAAGTCGATGCTGCGTAAGTACTTGCGCGAGAGTGCCGCTTCCGCCATCACGCTATGCTGATTTCGGTTGACTCGTCAGCAACCTCCCCACCGTCCTCCTCGACGTCTTCTTGGTAGGAAGCAAGGCGGTTGTCATATAGGCCCACGCCAAGTTGCCTTACTGCATCCAACCCCCACAATACTGCCGCAGCCTTCCTGATTTGAGCGCTGCGCTTTTTGCAGTTGTTGACTCCCCAGTGAGGCTTGTCTAACAGGTTGCCCCTGTAATCTGGGGTTGCTAGCAGCTCGTTGAACGGCACCTTCTTTTGTTCACGGAGCCACGCGAGCTTTTCGACGAATGGCAGATTCTGCATACCTCTGTTATCTGGTATGGGGAGCACAGTCAGATTGCCAAGGTGGTCCACCCATTGGGACATGACTTTCCAATGTGCACGACCTTCGCGAGTATCGCGGTCCGCAGGTGTCTGTGGATATATGTGCTCGATGTCCCATCCTTTGAAGCGCTCTTCCGACTCGAACCAGACGCTGTCTTGAAACGGGGAGATGTCCATGCGCGTGAAAGGTGCCCATTCCTTAGCGTGTTGCAAGTGGACCCCGTACCTCCAGAAAAAATAGTGAATGAGGTGTCGATAGTCCTTGTGAAAGCGCGCGCTATCGAGTGCAGTATCGGGAAAAACCTCCGCAGCAAACTGCTCAAGAGTCGTGTCTTCTCCGAATTCACGTGCCTCGTCCTTGCTCCAGTACGGCGTATTGGCCCAGAACAGTTGATGCACCGCATCCGCCGCTCGAGAAATGGGATTGCCCAACGCATCGAACCACGTGCCCTGATACAGCTGACGCGCTACCCGCCATTTATATGACCTGCCATGATTACTGTTCTTTTTTGCGAGGGCACTGCGAAATGACGTGATTTCACAGAAGCGCACAAGGTCAGCGGCTTCGGCCTGCCAGCGCAGAATCGCAGCAACGATTAAAGGCTGCAGTTCTCCGTCCCTGCCAAGGCGTGCGAAGTCCAACAAGGAACGCTTAAGATTGTGCCCCCAGGACGAGGGGGTTGCCTCGTAGGGTCGTTCAACTGCGACCCACGCTTCAGCGACGCGTACCAGTGAGTTAAGATAACTCTCAATCCAACTGGCTATAGATTTCTCGTTTGTGAACGCGTCGTCTATTGCAGCATTGACCTCCGCAAGCACCCGGTCTGAACTCTTGAATTGCTTTTGCGTAAATAGTATCCAATGCACTCGCAAAAGCTTGTCGGAATCGAAGGGCTCGGCCTTGTTACTTGGGTCAAGACGGCGATACAACGTGTCGTAGCGCTCCGTGATGAAGTCTTCGATTGCAGCCCGTCCTGCTTGGTCCCGCTCGACCGCAGCCCATTCGATAAGCTTATTCTTTACAAGGTCAAACTGCGAGACTTCCTTGCCGCGAAGATTTATTCGTTCGAACAGCCCGGTCGCTCCCGCTAACGACGGCGCGACATATACGATGACTTGCGCGCTTAGCAGGGTGTTTAGAGTCAAGCTTTTCTCTGCACATAGCGTTTTGAACGCCTGCGCCATACGTCTTTGGGAGAGCGATTGCTCTATCTCGCCACCTGACGATACGAGTGCCTTGGCAAAACCTACGTCCGCGTGACGCGGTGATATCCAAAGAGAAGATACCCCCGTATCCCCAGACCGCAAGACTCGCTCAGTCGCCCCCGAGGCGCCGATGGCTAACATCAAAGTAGTTAGCCGCTGCTGCCCGTCTACGATTGCGAAGCGCCCGTTCGGTTGTGGGCATACGACCACAAGCCCTAGAAAGAGCTGGATATCTTTACGCTGTGCCTCGGAAAGGTCGCCAATAAGTTCGCTGACCTGCTTCTCGCTCCAGTCGTATGGGCGCTGAAAGGCGGGTATGTCAAAGCCAAATTCGAGCAGTTGCTGAACACTGGCAAGGCAAGACTGCCCCGGGGCAAGTAGCGACGGCAGCATCGAAATGTCTGTCATTGGTTTTGGCGTTCCTAAGGCAATGTGTAAGGCGACCTCAACGACGCTTCGACAGGGCGGCCATCGGGAGTGTTGCGGCTATTGCGACGCTCCCGTTGCCGACCTTGGTTACTGTCGCTTCTGGGTTCGAATTGCAAAAGACTGAATGCGCGTGTATCAGGAAAGATATCGGCCGTATCCTGATTTTCTTAAGGGCACGAGTGTCTCTGTCGACAGCCTCATTAGCCGAGAGAAACGGGCCGTCGGGTGAGAAAGCAAATGGACCTTCGTGTATTAATAGCCCGAATTTATGGGATTGCGACTTTCACCGTTCCTAGCATTCCGATGTCGACAAACGATGGCATCTGGCGAAGTCGGTGACGGTGGAGTCCGCAACGCGATGAAGGCTGTCGGTGTTGGCAATATGGATTAGAAGTCGTTACACAGCAGCGAAATTTCGGCGGAAGAAGTCGTTACGTGAATGCAAGCAATTGATTTAAAAACGTAAACACTTCTAATCCGTCGACACCAAATCGCCCGTTCCCGAAGGGAAATTCCGGAAAAAGTGTCTCGGAATGAATCCTTCGAGCGAGCGGACCGGGGCCGAGGTGGGGAGCACCATTAGTTTCGGTTAAGAGCGGCTCCTCGCTGACTCTAAGTCCTTGTCAGCAAAGGGATTAACCGGAACTAATGGTCACGTCTCATTGCCGCAGCTTCCAACGGACCGTCTGACGCTCCGAGGCGGTAACAAAAACCGCCCACCGCCCCGGCCAGATAGTCTCCCGGCCACTCCCGTTGCCAGCAATTCGACCGCCTTCCGAATTTCCCTGACAGCATTCAGTCGCACCATCGTGGTCCATTCCCCGCCGATATTGCCTTTATCTGCCCACGACCGTTCCTGCGAATATCCCATAGCGGCAATTTCCCTCATTGGGCACCGCGTCAGGCACAAAGCAGTTGCGCAAATCGGCGAGTTGGCGTGCGATGTAAGTGAGCGCAAACTTTCGGCTTGCTTGTCTGCAGGGCTACTTAGAATGTTCCATCGCAAATAGAACGATGTGATTTATACGGCCTTATAGCAATCGGGTGGTCTTTTACCGACCGTTCCGCTATCCAACGAAGAGCGTGTAGAACGCCCCTCGTTTCGCCAAATCAAATTCCGTTGTTAAGCCCAGACTATGTTTTCATAGACGGAACGTCCCGTGTTTGTCAGCCGACCGCGCGGGACCGCTTGATTTGGTCGTACTATACTGCTCAAAATTGCGGCAATGACCGGATGAGTCATCCGCAAAATTCAAAAGACGCGAGAGAGATTGAGACCATGGGCCGGAAGGCGAAGAAATCGGGCTCCGGCACGGGCATGCTGGTTGTCGCCATCGTTGTTGCCATCATAGTTGCCCCCAAGGGCGGCTTAACCGTATTCCTTGTCTTCGTGCTGGGCTGCGTGCTCGTTGCCATCTTCTCGAAAAAAAAGGAACCGGCGACTGCCGCCAACAGCAGCGAATCTTCCCGAGCCGAACCAAATGGGCTCAACGTGAGTGTGTCGATGACGTCCGCCCCCACGCGCAAAAGCCGAGTTCAGTCGGTCGACGAGTTTTTAACAGTAACTCTGTCATCGGATTCACCCTCTTCCTCGTATCGCATTGAGCGCCCCTCGCTTGAAACGGCTCCTAACGTTCGTTGGGTGAGTGCCGAAGAGTCCATAGAAATCGTTGGATTATCCATTACGGGCGGCAGGTTCTACGTGGGGGTACCCAAGCGAGCCGAGGCCAACAGCCTTGACGGATGTGTCCTGAACCCGAAAGCGAACGTCGCGAAGTCTCCGAGCGACGTCTCGACCGGGACCACCGATTACTGGATAAGCTACCACTCATTTTCGGCAGAGCAGCGTCGCGCATACCTGCAATGGTTGGCTTCGGACCGCTCCGACCCGCGGGCCCATCGAAGCTACCCCCTGCTATACCTCTACGGATTGGAGAGACGTGTTCTGGTCGATGGACTGCAGGGCAAGGTCGACAAGACCGAGCTCGAATCTATCTCGACTGAGCTCAAACGCCTGCATTCAGTTTATTCGGCCGTCTTGCAGACCAGCTACTTAGAGAGCCTGGTTGACTTCATATCCGTACATCTGGTCCAGCCTGCACGCCAGTACGAGCAAGCGCCCGGAACTATCATCAATGCGTTCGAGGTGCCGCTGAGCGTTCGTGTGGCATTCGGCCAGGCAGCGATAGACAAGAAGCCGGTACCCGTGAACTGGGCACTCGCATGGGCGTTAGGCGACGGTGCCGTGTACAAGCGAACTCCCGTTACACGCTGCGAGAACGAATTCCGTCAGCTCTTCCTTCGAAAATACGCGGAGCAGTTTCGCGAGGGTATCAAGCTGACGGCGAACAAGACGAAGCTAAAGGGCTCACCTCGCACTGCTTTTCCAGCATTGCAGAGCATCGAATATCCGGACTACATTACCTCGCTTCCCGACATCGCCGCAGTAACGGGGCCTCGGAACAAAATCCAGCAACTGGTCAATGAATGTTCGGATGCCCTTGATGGTTACAGCAGATTCCTTGGAAGAAATCCAGATGCTCACGGGACGTTGGAAAGCGCCCTCATGCTTCCAATCGACCTCTGGCCGGAATCCGCACGCCAGGAACTTAGCTCTTTAGTGGCAGCCGTGGCCAATGCGCCGGCAGTGATGACGTTCGGCGACCTCTTTGGTCGTTTCAAGGCGTCGGGCAACATCACGCGCGACAAACTGACCGCATTCGCACGTGTTCTCGGAGAGTCCGGCGTTGCAGTCGAACCCGATGTTCGAATTACCGGTAGGGCTGCAAAAGGCGGCGACTTCGTTGCCTTGTATGCAACGCCGCCAAGCGCCTCTATCAATCAGGTCGATGAAAACTATCTGTCAATCGCCCTGATGGTCGACCTGGCAGCATCGATTGCAATGGCAGACGGCAAGGGGTCCGAGCAGGAGACTGCGACCATTTATCGCCAGATTGAATCGTGGCCCGAACTCACTCCGAGGCAACAGGCGCGGCTTAAAGCGCGTGCCGCTGTACAGTTTGCCCAGCCGCCGAGCCTTGCCAGCTTGAAGAAGCGCCTTGAGCCACTATCGTTAGAAGCGAAGATTGTTGCGGCGTCGCTGGTGGTCCAAACCGCGAACGCTGACGGCGTTGTGTCTCCGGCTGCGGTGAAGATGCTGGAAAAGCTCTACCAGATACTAGGTCTGGACTCGACGCGACTTTATAGCGACCTTCACGGCAATGCGGTTGTCGGCGGACCTTCTACCCAAACGACACCCGCAACCTCCGGGAAGGAATCGCCGGCCGCATCCAAAGCGGCTTTCTCGCTGGATTCTTCCCGAATTGAAGCTCTGCAGAAAGAGACCGCAAAGGTTTCGGCGCTATTGGCTGGTGTCTTCGCTGAAGATGAGCCAGTAGCCGAGACCGCCGATGACGTCGCAGAGCAGCCAACAGCGAGAGGTCTGCTTGGACTCGACGACGCACATTCCACGTTCTTGCGCCTACTTCTTTCACGACCGTCCTGGACTCGCTCGGAGCTGGCGGACGCAGCCTCTGACCTCGACTTAATGCTCGACGGCGCTATCGAACAGGTAAACGAAGCTTCTCTCGACCATTGGGATGAACCACTCACCGACGGCGACGACCCGGTCGAAATCAATCAGGAATTTGCACAAAGGTTAGCCACATCATGACAGCCATTCGCCCGAAGGACCGCGACGCGGTCCTTCAATCTCTCCGTGCCGGTGTTGTTCCCCGAATCGGACAGCATCTAATCCAGGTTGGTCGCGTCAAAGAACTGGAGGCGCTGATTCAGGATATCACGCGAGTGGCGGATGGCGGCTCAAGCTTCCGCGTCGTCGTTGGCGAATACGGTGCCGGGAAAACGTTCTTCCTGAATCTCGTCCGAGCCATCGCACTCGAGAAGAAACTCGTCACCGTACATGCGGACCTGAATCCTGACCGGCGCCTGCATGCATCGGGAGGACAGGCTCGCTCGCTCTATGCCGAGCTCGCCAAGAACATGTCGACGCGCACGAAGCCGGACGGCGGAGCCCTAGCTGGCATTGTCGAGAAATTCATCGGAGAGGCCAAGACCGAAGCCAAGGCGACTAGCCGAACGAGCGAGGAAGTAATTCGTACGCAGCTAAACGAGTTGACCGAGATGGTGAATGGCTACGACTTTGCGGATGTCATTGCTGCCTACTGCCGCGGTTTCGACGAAGGAAACGAGCAACTCAAGGGCGATGCGATTCGCTGGTTGCGCGGTGAGTTCTCCACCAAGACCGATGCCCGCGCTGCACTCGGGGTTCGTACCATCATCGATGACGCATCGGTGTACGACCAACTCAAGCTCATGGCTCGGTTTGTCAAACTCGCCGGGTACGGCGGGATGATGGTGTGCCTCGACGAGCTGGTGAACCTGTACAAACTCGCGAACGTCCAGGCGCGGAACTCGAACTACGAACAGATTCTGCGGATTCTCAACGATTCGCTCCAGGGCTCTGCAGAAGGATTGGGGTTCGTTCTTGGGGGTACTCCCGAGTTTCTGCTCGATACGAAGCGGGGGCTCTATAGCTACACCGCACTTCAGTCGCGGCTTGCCGAAAACACGTTCGCCACGAATGGTTTTGTCGACTACACCGGTCCGGTGATACGGCTGGCCAGCCTTACGCCTGAGGACTTTTATGTCCTCCTGGATAAGATTCGCATCGTCCACGCGTTCGGCGACGCGACCAAGGCGATGTTGCCGCAGGAGGCGATTCCGGCCTTCATGGCGCATTGCGCCATGCGGCTCGGAGACACCTATTTCAGAACGCCGCGCACGACGATAACGGCGTTCATTAACCTGTTAGCGGTTCTGGAACAAAATCCGTCGGCTGACTGGCGGCAGTTGATTGGGACGCTCGAAGTCGAGAAGGATACGGGAGGCGTGGCTGACGTTGCGACCGAGGGTGACGATGAACTCGCCAGCTTCCGCCTCGGCTGACTCCCGAAGCTTCGACCTGCTCCACGAAAAGATTCGACGTTGGGTCTGGAGGGAGGGGTGGACCGAGCTACGCGACGCGCAGGAGCGCGCCGTTCCCGCGCTCATCAATGCAGACCGTGACATCATCATCGCAGCCGCGACGGCGGCCGGGAAAACGGAAGCTGCGTTCCTTCCCATTCTGTCGAATTTGCTGCGCGACGAGCCGTGTACCGGGTCGGTGCTTTATATCAGCCCGTTGAAGGCCCTTATCAACGACCAATGGTCGCGATTGAATGACCTTTGCGAAGAACTTGAGATTCCCGTGATTGGTTGGCATGGAGACGTGTCAGCTAGCCGCAAGCAGCGATTCTTTAAGAATCCAAAGGGCGTTCTGCTGATAACACCCGAGTCTCTCGAAGCGATGTTTGTCAATCGTGGTTCGTCCTTGCAGGCAACATTCGGCGCGCTGCGCTACATCGTTGTCGACGAATTACATGCGTTTATTGGCTCTGAGCGCGGGAAGCAACTCCAGTCGCTGATGCATCGTGTCGAACGAGTATGTGGGCGACGAGTGCCACGCGTAGGGCTTTCGGCCACTCTCGGCGACATGCAACTTGCAGCGCGATTTCTGCGGGCAGGTGGCGAGGGTGCAGTCGAAATAGTTGACTCGAAGAGCGGTGGGCAAGAACTGAAGGTCCTGATAAAGGGATTTGTCCTTCGGCCGCCAAGAATTGAAGTTGAGCCTGATTTGGAAAACCCGGTTCTCGAGGATGCAGTTGCCGGCAGTACCGTTGATGTGGCCAACCAGATATATGCCTCTCTGCGGGGCTCTAACAACCTCATATTCCCCAACAGCCGCAGGCAAGTCGAGACTTATGCCGACTTGCTACGCCGCGCGTGTGAGCGAGATGGGTATCCGAACGAGTTCTGGCCTCACCACGGAAGCCTTTCGAAGGAACTACGGGAAGATACGGAGCGAGCACTCAAAGATGGTACAAGACCGGCGAGTGCCATTTGCACTACTACCCTCGAGCTTGGAATCGATATCGGCGCAGTAAAGAGCATCGCGCAGATTGGTGCACCGCCATCTGTAGCGAGCCTTCGTCAACGTCTCGGGCGCTCAGGCCGGCGCAAGGGAGAGCCGGCAATCTTGCGTGGGTACTGCGTCGAATCGGAGCTGAAGGCGGATTCAGATTTTTCGGACCGCATACGGGAAAGCCTTGTCCAGTCAGTCGCGATGGTAAATCTTTTGATGCGCGGGTGGTTCGAACCGCCTAGGGTTGGCGGAATGCATGCGTCGACGCTAGTCCAGCAGATTCTTTCGATTATCGCCGAACGTTGTGGTTGTACCGCTGGAGAGCTTTGGGGCTGCCTGATAGCTAGTGGCACGTTCGAGGCAATAGATAAGTCCACTTTCACCGAGGTCTTGCAGCATCTCGGCAAACTAGACCTCATCGTCCAATCGTCCAACGGGCTACTGCTTCATGGCGGAGTCGGGGAGAAACTGGTTAACCACTATGAGTTCTATTCGGCTTTCACCACCGACGAAGAATTTCGTGTGGTTGCCGGCGGACGCCAGCTTGGAAGCGTGCCAGTGGCTCATCCGATGACCAAGGGTCAAGGCTTGATATTCGGGGGGCGACGCTGGCGTGTCGAAGAGGTCGACCAGGAAGGAAAGACTATCTACGTAATATCAGACAAAGGCGGCGCTCCGCCGCAATTTGATGGCAATGGCGCGATGGTGCACGACGAAGTGCGGCGCGAAATGCGACGTATCCTCGGCAGTAGTGAACCCATATTCTTGCTTGACGCTCGAGGACAAGAGTTACTCCACGAGGCGCGTCGCTACTACACTGATGCGTCGCTAACAAGTACCGCGATTTTCCAAGAGGGCAGCTCCGTGCTTTTGGCAACGTGGTGTGGCGACTGGCTTAATGATGCGCTGGTGCTGCTGCTGCGCACAAACAAACTTGATGCATACAACAATGGCGTGGCGATTAGCGTATCTAATGGGAGTGTCGACCGCGTGGTCGCTGTACTACGCGACGTAGGTAGATTCGACGCCGAGGCAGCAATGGAAGTCGTGTCTGAAATTGAGAATATCGACCGCGAGAAGTGGGACTGGGCACTACCCGTGTCAGTCAAGCGCACAGCATTCGCATCCAGCCATCTGGACGTTGAGGGCGCTTTGTCGTTTGCTAGGCATGCCTCTTAGTATATTTTCGCTTAACGGCGGGAGAAGCTATGGCGTTTAGAGGATTGTTTATCGGGATTGACCGATATCGCTCTCAATACATCGACTGGCTTTCGTGCTCTGCACGCGACGCCCGCGCACTGGACGCATTGTTTTCGGACAACCTAGGCGGCGACGCTGTCCTCCTAGTTGACGAAGATGCGACTCGGGCCCAGATAGAGTCCGAATTTTTGGCTCTTCGAGAGACATCCGTTGATGACGTTGTGGTGATAACTTACTCCGGGCACGGTACGGAGACCCATCAGCTCGTCGCCTACGATACGGACGTCGCTGACTTGGCCGGAACGACGATTTCCCTTCAATGGATTGCCGACCGGTTCTCCGAGATTCCCGCTCGTCGACTAATACTTTTTCTTGACTGCTGTTTCGCGGGAGGAATTGGTGCAAAAGTGTTGCAGGTCGCGGAGGTCTCGCGAGACATGTCGTCCGCCGAAGCAAGGCTCGAGCGGATATCCGGACAGGGACGACTCATTGTCACTGCGTCTGGTGCAAATGAACCGGCGTGGGAGAACCGTCGACTGAGGCACGGTGTTTTCACTCACTATCTGCTGGAAGCATTGCAGGGCACGCCTGAAAGTGCGTCAGGCGGACGGGTGAGCGTCTATCAGCTAATTGAGTACGTCGTTCGACGAGTGGTTGACCACACGGCAAATTCGGACGAACCTCAGAATCCGGCAATGCGGGGAACCATAGACGGCGAGTTTTCATGGCCCATTTTCCAAGCTGGCGGCCTATATCGCTCGGCATTCCCCGAGCTTGCCGGCGCAATCGCCACA
It encodes:
- a CDS encoding DUF262 domain-containing protein, producing the protein MTDISMLPSLLAPGQSCLASVQQLLEFGFDIPAFQRPYDWSEKQVSELIGDLSEAQRKDIQLFLGLVVVCPQPNGRFAIVDGQQRLTTLMLAIGASGATERVLRSGDTGVSSLWISPRHADVGFAKALVSSGGEIEQSLSQRRMAQAFKTLCAEKSLTLNTLLSAQVIVYVAPSLAGATGLFERINLRGKEVSQFDLVKNKLIEWAAVERDQAGRAAIEDFITERYDTLYRRLDPSNKAEPFDSDKLLRVHWILFTQKQFKSSDRVLAEVNAAIDDAFTNEKSIASWIESYLNSLVRVAEAWVAVERPYEATPSSWGHNLKRSLLDFARLGRDGELQPLIVAAILRWQAEAADLVRFCEITSFRSALAKKNSNHGRSYKWRVARQLYQGTWFDALGNPISRAADAVHQLFWANTPYWSKDEAREFGEDTTLEQFAAEVFPDTALDSARFHKDYRHLIHYFFWRYGVHLQHAKEWAPFTRMDISPFQDSVWFESEERFKGWDIEHIYPQTPADRDTREGRAHWKVMSQWVDHLGNLTVLPIPDNRGMQNLPFVEKLAWLREQKKVPFNELLATPDYRGNLLDKPHWGVNNCKKRSAQIRKAAAVLWGLDAVRQLGVGLYDNRLASYQEDVEEDGGEVADESTEISIA
- a CDS encoding TerB N-terminal domain-containing protein; amino-acid sequence: MSHPQNSKDAREIETMGRKAKKSGSGTGMLVVAIVVAIIVAPKGGLTVFLVFVLGCVLVAIFSKKKEPATAANSSESSRAEPNGLNVSVSMTSAPTRKSRVQSVDEFLTVTLSSDSPSSSYRIERPSLETAPNVRWVSAEESIEIVGLSITGGRFYVGVPKRAEANSLDGCVLNPKANVAKSPSDVSTGTTDYWISYHSFSAEQRRAYLQWLASDRSDPRAHRSYPLLYLYGLERRVLVDGLQGKVDKTELESISTELKRLHSVYSAVLQTSYLESLVDFISVHLVQPARQYEQAPGTIINAFEVPLSVRVAFGQAAIDKKPVPVNWALAWALGDGAVYKRTPVTRCENEFRQLFLRKYAEQFREGIKLTANKTKLKGSPRTAFPALQSIEYPDYITSLPDIAAVTGPRNKIQQLVNECSDALDGYSRFLGRNPDAHGTLESALMLPIDLWPESARQELSSLVAAVANAPAVMTFGDLFGRFKASGNITRDKLTAFARVLGESGVAVEPDVRITGRAAKGGDFVALYATPPSASINQVDENYLSIALMVDLAASIAMADGKGSEQETATIYRQIESWPELTPRQQARLKARAAVQFAQPPSLASLKKRLEPLSLEAKIVAASLVVQTANADGVVSPAAVKMLEKLYQILGLDSTRLYSDLHGNAVVGGPSTQTTPATSGKESPAASKAAFSLDSSRIEALQKETAKVSALLAGVFAEDEPVAETADDVAEQPTARGLLGLDDAHSTFLRLLLSRPSWTRSELADAASDLDLMLDGAIEQVNEASLDHWDEPLTDGDDPVEINQEFAQRLATS
- a CDS encoding ATP-binding protein gives rise to the protein MTAIRPKDRDAVLQSLRAGVVPRIGQHLIQVGRVKELEALIQDITRVADGGSSFRVVVGEYGAGKTFFLNLVRAIALEKKLVTVHADLNPDRRLHASGGQARSLYAELAKNMSTRTKPDGGALAGIVEKFIGEAKTEAKATSRTSEEVIRTQLNELTEMVNGYDFADVIAAYCRGFDEGNEQLKGDAIRWLRGEFSTKTDARAALGVRTIIDDASVYDQLKLMARFVKLAGYGGMMVCLDELVNLYKLANVQARNSNYEQILRILNDSLQGSAEGLGFVLGGTPEFLLDTKRGLYSYTALQSRLAENTFATNGFVDYTGPVIRLASLTPEDFYVLLDKIRIVHAFGDATKAMLPQEAIPAFMAHCAMRLGDTYFRTPRTTITAFINLLAVLEQNPSADWRQLIGTLEVEKDTGGVADVATEGDDELASFRLG
- a CDS encoding DEAD/DEAH box helicase — protein: MNSPASASADSRSFDLLHEKIRRWVWREGWTELRDAQERAVPALINADRDIIIAAATAAGKTEAAFLPILSNLLRDEPCTGSVLYISPLKALINDQWSRLNDLCEELEIPVIGWHGDVSASRKQRFFKNPKGVLLITPESLEAMFVNRGSSLQATFGALRYIVVDELHAFIGSERGKQLQSLMHRVERVCGRRVPRVGLSATLGDMQLAARFLRAGGEGAVEIVDSKSGGQELKVLIKGFVLRPPRIEVEPDLENPVLEDAVAGSTVDVANQIYASLRGSNNLIFPNSRRQVETYADLLRRACERDGYPNEFWPHHGSLSKELREDTERALKDGTRPASAICTTTLELGIDIGAVKSIAQIGAPPSVASLRQRLGRSGRRKGEPAILRGYCVESELKADSDFSDRIRESLVQSVAMVNLLMRGWFEPPRVGGMHASTLVQQILSIIAERCGCTAGELWGCLIASGTFEAIDKSTFTEVLQHLGKLDLIVQSSNGLLLHGGVGEKLVNHYEFYSAFTTDEEFRVVAGGRQLGSVPVAHPMTKGQGLIFGGRRWRVEEVDQEGKTIYVISDKGGAPPQFDGNGAMVHDEVRREMRRILGSSEPIFLLDARGQELLHEARRYYTDASLTSTAIFQEGSSVLLATWCGDWLNDALVLLLRTNKLDAYNNGVAISVSNGSVDRVVAVLRDVGRFDAEAAMEVVSEIENIDREKWDWALPVSVKRTAFASSHLDVEGALSFARHAS